A genomic stretch from Serratia entomophila includes:
- a CDS encoding amidohydrolase/deacetylase family metallohydrolase translates to MYDLVIRGARLADDTLIDLAVKEGKIASVGRLAADVSARRQLDLAGNCRLSAGWIDSHVHCYPTSPIYHDDPDRVGVAGGVTSVVDAGSTGANDVDEFYALTRSAKTNVFAFLNISRIGLLRQNELADLADIDKQEVSQAISGHPGFIIGIKARMSSSVVGKNGIRPLVLAKEIQRENDQLPLMVHIGNNPPDLDEIADLLTRGDIITHCYNGKPNRILTPAGTLRESIQRALQRGVLLDVGHGTASFSFEVARQAIGLGILPHTISSDIYCRNRMSGPVHSLATVMSKFFSVGLSLPQVIACVTENAASALRLAGKGRLEPGYDADFTLFELRQGPQVFVDSEGQSAGGERLLVPLAAVVAGEILLTEQGKAAHVFDL, encoded by the coding sequence ATGTATGACTTAGTTATCAGAGGCGCCAGGCTGGCGGACGATACCCTGATCGATCTGGCGGTCAAAGAGGGCAAGATTGCGTCCGTCGGGCGATTGGCGGCGGACGTCAGCGCCCGGCGCCAGCTGGATCTGGCGGGCAATTGCCGCCTGAGCGCCGGCTGGATCGACTCCCATGTGCACTGTTACCCCACTTCGCCGATTTACCATGACGATCCGGATCGGGTCGGCGTCGCCGGCGGTGTCACCAGCGTGGTCGATGCGGGCAGCACCGGCGCCAATGACGTCGACGAATTCTACGCGCTGACGCGCAGCGCCAAAACCAACGTATTCGCCTTCCTGAACATCTCGCGCATCGGCCTGCTGCGGCAAAATGAGCTGGCGGACCTGGCGGATATCGACAAGCAGGAGGTCAGCCAGGCCATCAGCGGGCACCCCGGCTTTATTATTGGCATCAAGGCGCGCATGAGCAGCAGCGTGGTGGGCAAAAACGGCATCCGGCCGCTGGTGCTGGCCAAGGAGATCCAGCGGGAGAACGACCAGCTGCCGCTGATGGTGCACATCGGCAACAACCCGCCGGATCTGGACGAGATCGCCGATCTGCTGACCCGCGGCGACATCATCACCCACTGCTATAACGGCAAGCCGAACCGCATCCTGACCCCGGCGGGCACGCTGCGCGAGTCCATCCAGCGTGCGCTGCAGCGCGGCGTGCTGCTCGACGTGGGGCACGGCACCGCCAGCTTCAGCTTCGAGGTGGCGCGCCAGGCTATCGGCCTGGGCATTTTGCCGCACACCATCAGCTCCGACATTTACTGCCGTAACCGCATGAGCGGGCCGGTGCACAGCCTGGCGACGGTGATGTCCAAATTCTTCAGCGTCGGCCTGTCGCTGCCGCAGGTGATCGCCTGCGTAACGGAGAACGCCGCTTCGGCGCTGCGCCTGGCCGGCAAAGGCCGGCTCGAACCGGGCTACGACGCCGACTTCACGCTGTTTGAACTCCGCCAGGGGCCGCAGGTATTCGTTGATTCAGAAGGGCAATCCGCCGGCGGCGAACGGCTGCTGGTTCCGCTGGCCGCGGTGGTGGCCGGGGAAATCTTATTAACCGAACAAGGGAAAGCTGCTCATGTCTTCGATTTATGA
- a CDS encoding sulfite exporter TauE/SafE family protein — protein sequence MIEILIVLGAGFITGITTILFGFGGGFVVVPFVYHLISASGEQPGQAMHIAVATSTAVMILNASYATLTNWRSGNLLRETIVPLIFFIGVGAALGAFAASLLADSAIRLLFVVYMVVTIADCLFRRGFLVKPARAELSPATLFVGGPLIGAIATLLGVGGSVMTVPLLRRHGYEMKHCVSAANPLSIPVAVIGALMYVALGWNVMTGPQYLGYVNLSILGLLVVAGIAGILFAKTWLPKVNDVLHARIYVLLLILVLITISL from the coding sequence ATGATTGAAATCCTGATCGTACTCGGTGCCGGTTTCATTACCGGCATCACCACTATTTTGTTCGGCTTTGGCGGCGGTTTTGTGGTGGTGCCCTTTGTCTATCATCTGATCTCCGCTTCGGGCGAACAGCCTGGCCAGGCGATGCACATCGCGGTGGCGACGTCGACGGCGGTGATGATCCTCAACGCGAGCTACGCCACCCTGACCAACTGGCGCAGCGGCAACCTGCTGCGCGAGACCATAGTGCCGCTGATTTTTTTTATCGGCGTCGGGGCGGCGCTGGGCGCCTTCGCCGCCAGCCTGCTGGCGGATAGCGCGATCCGGCTGCTGTTTGTCGTCTATATGGTCGTGACCATTGCCGACTGCCTGTTCCGGCGCGGCTTTTTGGTCAAGCCGGCGCGCGCCGAGCTTTCCCCCGCCACGCTGTTCGTCGGCGGGCCGCTGATAGGGGCGATCGCCACCCTGCTGGGCGTGGGGGGCAGCGTGATGACCGTGCCGCTGCTGCGCCGGCATGGTTATGAGATGAAGCACTGCGTCAGCGCGGCCAATCCGCTGTCGATTCCGGTCGCGGTGATCGGCGCGTTGATGTACGTGGCGCTGGGATGGAATGTCATGACGGGGCCGCAGTATCTCGGTTACGTCAACCTGAGCATTCTCGGTCTGCTGGTGGTGGCCGGCATTGCCGGCATCCTGTTTGCCAAAACCTGGCTGCCGAAGGTGAATGATGTGCTGCACGCCAGAATTTACGTGCTGCTGCTGATCCTGGTGCTGATAACCATCAGCCTGTAG
- a CDS encoding lactonase family protein codes for MRNWQSPTLRTALSLALLAMAGPALHAEDAMNSTSSHFAYIGTYNPNGEGVYRVQVDPANGALSAATLVSKVPNPAQLTLDAGGKTLYVASEVADFNGSKHGGITAYRVNPSDGGLTQLNQVDSQGAGPVFLALTPAGRHLLVANYVSGSVAAFPVATDGSLGAASSVQQQQGPAGAGKPAAAVEGSFAISDHNGPHAHMIASDPSGKFVFSTDLGLDRIYQWRFDAAGGQLTPNDPPWIAASSVGAGPRHFVFHPDGKTLLLVNEEASTLTSYRFDSQKGTLKQLHAVSTLPADYKGTNFAAGLALSKDGGNLYVANRLHNSIAQFSVGAEGELKPVAETWTRGDYPRSLALSPDGRYLYALNQRSDNVTRFSVDPANGKLSFAEGYTPVGSPSQMVFLPPAK; via the coding sequence ATGCGAAACTGGCAGTCTCCCACCTTACGCACCGCGTTGTCTCTGGCGCTGTTGGCCATGGCCGGCCCGGCGCTGCACGCTGAGGATGCAATGAACTCCACGTCATCTCATTTTGCCTATATCGGCACCTACAATCCCAACGGTGAAGGCGTCTACCGGGTGCAGGTCGATCCGGCCAACGGCGCGCTGAGCGCCGCTACGTTGGTGAGCAAAGTGCCCAACCCGGCGCAGTTGACGCTAGACGCCGGCGGCAAGACGCTGTACGTCGCCAGCGAAGTGGCCGACTTCAACGGCAGCAAGCACGGCGGCATCACCGCCTATCGGGTCAACCCGAGCGACGGCGGCCTCACGCAGCTGAACCAGGTGGACTCGCAGGGCGCGGGGCCGGTATTCCTGGCGCTGACGCCGGCTGGCCGTCACCTGCTGGTGGCGAACTACGTCAGCGGCAGCGTGGCGGCGTTCCCGGTGGCGACAGACGGCAGCCTGGGCGCCGCCAGTTCGGTGCAGCAGCAACAGGGGCCGGCGGGGGCAGGCAAACCGGCCGCGGCGGTGGAGGGCAGCTTCGCCATCAGCGATCATAACGGCCCGCATGCGCATATGATCGCCAGCGATCCGAGCGGCAAGTTCGTCTTCTCTACCGATCTGGGGTTGGATCGCATCTATCAGTGGCGGTTTGACGCCGCCGGCGGCCAATTGACGCCGAACGATCCGCCGTGGATCGCCGCGTCTTCCGTCGGGGCCGGGCCGCGGCATTTCGTATTCCATCCGGACGGCAAAACCCTGCTGCTGGTGAATGAAGAGGCCTCGACGCTCACCAGCTACCGTTTTGACAGCCAAAAAGGTACTCTGAAACAGTTGCATGCCGTTTCTACGTTGCCCGCCGACTACAAGGGCACCAACTTCGCGGCGGGGTTGGCGCTGAGCAAGGACGGCGGCAATCTGTATGTCGCCAACCGGTTGCATAACAGCATTGCACAATTCAGCGTCGGCGCTGAAGGCGAGCTGAAGCCGGTGGCGGAAACCTGGACGCGCGGCGACTACCCGCGTTCACTGGCCCTGAGCCCGGACGGGCGCTATCTGTATGCGTTGAACCAGCGCAGCGATAACGTTACCCGGTTCAGCGTGGATCCGGCCAACGGCAAGCTCAGCTTTGCCGAAGGCTATACGCCGGTAGGCAGCCCTTCACAAATGGTGTTCCTGCCGCCGGCGAAGTAA
- a CDS encoding DUF4310 family protein — MEEQTQKGFWYADWSFPIFVGLLSSGVFAGTHMYYLYGIGAFNEVAFVSMLRAGMDTGVYGAVAAFGASFLFARIIEGSLVGILDIGGAIQTGVGLGVPALLLGAGIIFPVANFAASLVTGLIIGVAIGYVIILARKFTINQSNSTYGADVMMGAGNSSGRFLGPLIILSAMTASIPIGIGSLLGALLFYIWGKPITGGAILGAMILGAIFPVAIS; from the coding sequence ATGGAAGAACAAACCCAAAAAGGCTTCTGGTACGCCGACTGGTCATTCCCGATTTTTGTTGGCCTGCTCTCGTCCGGCGTGTTCGCCGGAACGCACATGTACTACCTGTACGGCATTGGCGCCTTTAACGAAGTGGCCTTCGTCTCCATGCTGCGGGCCGGGATGGACACCGGCGTATACGGCGCGGTGGCGGCGTTCGGCGCCAGCTTCCTGTTCGCGCGCATCATCGAAGGCTCGCTGGTGGGGATCCTGGACATCGGCGGGGCGATCCAGACCGGCGTCGGGCTGGGCGTGCCGGCGCTGTTGCTGGGCGCCGGCATCATCTTCCCGGTGGCCAACTTCGCCGCTTCGTTGGTGACCGGCCTGATTATCGGCGTGGCGATCGGTTACGTGATCATCCTGGCGCGTAAATTCACCATCAATCAGAGCAACTCCACCTACGGGGCGGACGTGATGATGGGGGCGGGCAACTCCTCCGGCCGCTTCCTGGGGCCGTTGATCATCCTGTCGGCGATGACCGCATCCATCCCGATCGGCATAGGTTCGCTGCTCGGCGCGCTGCTGTTCTACATCTGGGGCAAGCCGATCACCGGCGGCGCGATCCTCGGCGCGATGATCCTGGGGGCGATTTTCCCGGTGGCCATTTCCTAA
- a CDS encoding glycine-rich SFCGS family protein, with protein sequence MGQITVVIGDRLGKGQKVGQGIENAGGKAIVIPGVAADMKLGDVMKAENAQLGISFCGSGGAGAITAQTKYGYKAKYGMRSIEEGVTAINEGCNVLGFGFMDKEELGQKLVEAYIKKHGNP encoded by the coding sequence ATGGGTCAAATTACCGTAGTGATCGGCGATCGTTTGGGCAAGGGCCAGAAAGTGGGTCAGGGCATTGAAAATGCAGGTGGAAAAGCGATTGTCATCCCTGGCGTCGCGGCGGACATGAAGCTGGGCGACGTGATGAAAGCGGAAAACGCGCAGCTGGGCATCTCTTTTTGCGGCAGCGGCGGCGCAGGCGCTATTACCGCGCAGACCAAATACGGTTACAAGGCGAAATACGGCATGCGCTCGATTGAAGAAGGCGTAACGGCAATTAACGAAGGCTGTAACGTGCTGGGCTTCGGCTTTATGGATAAAGAAGAGCTGGGCCAGAAGCTGGTTGAAGCCTACATCAAAAAACATGGCAATCCATAA
- a CDS encoding DgaE family pyridoxal phosphate-dependent ammonia lyase, producing the protein MSSIYEKYNLKQVINTSGRMTILGVSTPRQEVIDAVDYGLNHYFEIKDLVNKTGAYIADLLNVEDAVIVSCASAGIAQSVAAIIVKDNANLLVNLHSAPITVPREIVLPRGHNVNFGAPVDTMVALGGGKVVEAGYANECSAEQIEACITPQTAAILYVKSHHCVQKSILSVEQAAVVARKHNLPLIVDAAAEEDLMCYYQMGADLVIYSGAKAIEGPTSGLVIGKKQYVEWVKLQSGGIGRAMKVGKEGILGLTQAIESYLTLEKTTGQQMVARMQPFLDNLNTLTGVSAKTVWDSAGRDIARAEIAFDEAVLGRSTYDIVQALKTGDIAIYFRGYKANEGKIEVDVRSVDEQQLMTVFTCIKNLFTEKQA; encoded by the coding sequence ATGTCTTCGATTTATGAAAAATATAATTTAAAGCAGGTGATCAACACCTCCGGCCGCATGACCATTCTCGGCGTATCCACCCCGCGTCAGGAGGTGATCGACGCGGTGGATTACGGCCTGAACCACTATTTTGAAATCAAGGATCTGGTCAACAAGACCGGCGCCTACATCGCCGATCTGCTGAACGTCGAGGATGCGGTGATCGTCTCCTGCGCTTCGGCCGGCATCGCCCAGTCGGTGGCGGCGATTATCGTCAAGGACAACGCCAACCTGCTGGTGAACCTGCACTCCGCGCCGATTACCGTTCCGCGCGAAATAGTGCTGCCGCGCGGCCACAACGTGAACTTCGGCGCGCCGGTCGACACCATGGTGGCGCTGGGGGGCGGCAAAGTGGTGGAGGCAGGTTACGCCAACGAATGTTCCGCAGAACAGATAGAAGCCTGCATTACGCCGCAGACCGCGGCGATCCTGTACGTTAAATCTCACCACTGCGTGCAGAAAAGCATTCTTTCCGTTGAGCAGGCGGCCGTGGTGGCGCGCAAGCACAACCTGCCATTGATCGTCGACGCCGCGGCGGAAGAAGACCTGATGTGTTACTACCAGATGGGGGCCGATCTGGTGATATACAGCGGCGCCAAAGCCATCGAGGGGCCGACCAGCGGCCTGGTTATCGGCAAAAAACAGTACGTCGAGTGGGTGAAGCTGCAGTCCGGCGGCATCGGCCGGGCGATGAAGGTCGGCAAAGAGGGTATCCTCGGCCTGACGCAGGCGATTGAAAGCTATCTGACGCTTGAAAAAACTACCGGCCAGCAGATGGTGGCGCGCATGCAGCCGTTCCTCGATAACCTGAATACCCTGACCGGCGTCAGCGCCAAAACCGTCTGGGACAGCGCCGGCCGCGACATCGCCCGCGCCGAGATAGCCTTTGACGAGGCGGTGCTGGGGCGTTCTACCTACGATATCGTCCAGGCGTTGAAAACCGGCGATATCGCCATCTATTTTCGTGGCTACAAGGCCAACGAAGGCAAGATCGAAGTCGATGTGCGCAGCGTTGATGAACAACAGCTGATGACCGTCTTCACCTGCATTAAAAACCTGTTCACGGAGAAACAAGCATGA
- a CDS encoding BglG family transcription antiterminator encodes MVRFPYPRLAYLFDALQSETLPQDELAKRFAVSTRTVRADITALNDILEKYGARFVHSRGAGYRLQVEDAALFSALQHQERRKHATPRSAQERVHYLLVRFLTSAFSLKLEDLADEWFVSRGTLQNDMAEVRERLAHYQLTIETKPRYGMKLFGSEMAIRACLTDLLFQLHLADAENPLLNNEILLQPQVATFAGLLHPLLSQYAIRLTDEGEQYLIFYCAVALRRIGDGYPLPDFEVEDGDDAVRKASTWLAGELRKASGKEISMAEEAYLRVNIAARRVQEVQPTEINADDEEALVDYILSYINAHYNYNLQGDAQLRADLLTHIKTMITRVKYQINIPNPLLANIKQHYPMAYDVTLAAVSSWGKYTPYTLSENEIGYLVLHIGVGLERHYNIGYERHPQVMLVCDTGNSTVRMIQAQIARKYPQLVMTRIVSLRDYEMLEHIDEDFVISNARIGEKNKPVVVMSPFPTEYQLEQLGKLVLVDRTKPYMLEKFFDADHFMVINEPLTQAELFSKVCGQLEREGYVGADFYPSVVEREAIVSTLLGEGIALPHSLGLLAKKTVVVTLLAPQGVAWGEGEIAHVIFLLAISKSDYEEAMAIYELFVTFVRERSMSRLLSSDSFDSFKAVALDCLSRI; translated from the coding sequence ATGGTGCGATTCCCTTACCCGCGTTTGGCTTACTTGTTCGATGCTTTGCAGTCTGAAACCTTGCCGCAGGATGAGCTGGCCAAGCGTTTTGCCGTTTCTACGCGCACGGTGCGGGCGGATATCACCGCGTTGAACGATATTCTGGAAAAGTACGGCGCGCGCTTTGTGCACAGCCGCGGAGCCGGTTATCGCCTGCAGGTGGAGGATGCCGCGTTGTTCAGCGCCCTGCAGCATCAGGAACGCCGCAAACACGCCACCCCGCGCAGCGCGCAGGAGCGGGTGCACTATTTGCTGGTGCGTTTTTTGACCTCAGCCTTTTCTCTGAAGCTGGAAGATCTGGCGGATGAGTGGTTTGTCAGCCGCGGCACGCTGCAGAATGACATGGCTGAGGTGAGGGAGCGTCTGGCGCATTATCAACTGACCATTGAAACCAAGCCGCGTTACGGCATGAAGCTGTTCGGCTCGGAGATGGCGATCCGCGCCTGCCTGACCGATCTGCTGTTCCAGCTGCATCTGGCCGACGCCGAAAACCCGCTGCTCAACAATGAGATCCTGCTGCAGCCGCAGGTGGCCACCTTCGCCGGGCTGCTGCATCCGCTGCTGTCGCAGTACGCCATTCGCCTGACCGACGAAGGCGAGCAATATCTGATCTTCTACTGCGCGGTGGCGCTGCGGCGCATCGGCGACGGCTATCCGCTGCCGGACTTCGAGGTGGAAGACGGCGACGACGCGGTGCGCAAAGCCTCCACCTGGCTGGCGGGCGAGTTGCGCAAGGCCTCCGGCAAAGAGATCTCGATGGCTGAAGAGGCCTACCTGCGGGTCAATATCGCCGCACGCCGGGTGCAGGAGGTGCAGCCCACCGAGATCAATGCCGACGACGAAGAGGCGCTGGTGGACTACATCCTGTCCTACATCAACGCCCACTATAACTACAACCTGCAGGGCGATGCGCAGCTGCGGGCCGATCTGCTCACCCACATCAAGACGATGATTACCCGGGTGAAATATCAGATAAACATTCCCAACCCGCTGTTGGCCAACATTAAGCAGCACTATCCGATGGCCTACGACGTTACGCTGGCGGCGGTCTCCAGCTGGGGCAAGTACACCCCTTATACCCTGAGCGAAAACGAAATCGGCTATCTGGTGCTGCATATCGGCGTGGGGTTGGAGCGGCATTACAACATTGGCTACGAGCGCCACCCGCAGGTGATGCTGGTGTGCGACACCGGCAACTCCACGGTGCGGATGATCCAGGCGCAGATTGCGCGCAAATATCCGCAGCTGGTGATGACGCGCATCGTCTCGCTGCGCGACTACGAGATGCTGGAGCATATCGACGAAGACTTCGTGATTTCCAACGCCCGCATCGGCGAAAAGAACAAGCCGGTGGTGGTGATGTCGCCGTTCCCGACCGAATACCAACTGGAACAGCTGGGCAAGCTGGTGTTGGTGGATCGCACCAAGCCCTACATGCTGGAGAAGTTTTTCGACGCCGACCATTTTATGGTGATCAATGAACCGCTGACGCAGGCGGAGTTGTTCAGCAAGGTCTGCGGCCAGTTGGAACGGGAAGGTTACGTCGGGGCGGATTTCTATCCTTCGGTGGTCGAGCGCGAGGCGATAGTTTCTACGCTGCTGGGCGAGGGCATCGCGCTGCCGCATTCGCTGGGATTGCTGGCGAAGAAAACCGTGGTGGTGACGCTGCTGGCGCCGCAGGGTGTGGCCTGGGGCGAGGGCGAAATCGCCCACGTGATCTTCCTGCTGGCGATCAGTAAAAGCGACTATGAAGAGGCGATGGCGATCTACGAGCTGTTCGTCACCTTCGTGCGCGAACGTTCGATGAGCCGGTTGCTGAGCAGCGACAGTTTCGACAGCTTTAAGGCGGTGGCGCTGGACTGCCTGAGCAGGATCTAG
- a CDS encoding DUF4312 family protein, whose protein sequence is MKEQYTTSVKVEGKGDSKAKAFASALANVQGAVLKSTNNILLRIEPQDVSVLKAEEKITKEKFLFFFLPRERKSYAVSLEITVNVTIINTEKVVFVAK, encoded by the coding sequence ATGAAAGAGCAATACACCACATCGGTAAAGGTGGAGGGTAAAGGCGACAGCAAAGCGAAAGCTTTTGCTTCCGCTTTGGCTAATGTGCAGGGAGCGGTATTAAAATCCACCAACAATATTCTGCTGCGTATCGAGCCGCAGGACGTCAGCGTATTGAAAGCGGAAGAGAAAATAACTAAAGAGAAATTTCTTTTCTTCTTTTTGCCGCGTGAAAGAAAAAGTTATGCCGTTTCTCTGGAAATAACCGTGAACGTGACAATCATCAATACAGAAAAGGTTGTCTTCGTCGCGAAATAA
- the dagF gene encoding 2-dehydro-3-deoxy-phosphogluconate aldolase yields the protein MKLQPNYYHDRVCLNVLAGSKGNAQDIYAAAEGHVLVGVLSKNYPDVDSAVTDMLRYARLIENALSVGLGAGDPRQSAMVSLISQQVQPQHVNQVFTGVGASRALLGQNDSVVNGLVSPTGRVGWVKISTGPLSAAAPDGIVPVETAIALLKDMGGSSIKYFPMGGLKCKDEYQYVAKACAEHDFMLEPTGGIDLENFEPIVEIALAAGVKRVIPHIYSSIIDSASGDTRPQDVKTLLAMTKKLVG from the coding sequence ATGAAGCTGCAGCCTAACTACTATCACGACCGCGTGTGCCTGAACGTGCTGGCCGGCTCTAAAGGCAACGCACAGGACATCTACGCCGCGGCGGAAGGGCACGTGCTGGTGGGCGTTCTCTCCAAGAACTATCCGGACGTCGACAGCGCGGTGACCGACATGCTGCGCTATGCGCGCCTGATTGAAAATGCGCTGTCGGTCGGCCTGGGCGCCGGCGATCCGCGGCAGTCGGCGATGGTCAGCCTGATTTCCCAACAGGTTCAACCGCAGCACGTGAACCAGGTGTTCACCGGCGTTGGCGCCAGCCGCGCGCTGCTGGGCCAGAACGACAGCGTGGTGAACGGCCTGGTATCGCCAACCGGCCGCGTCGGCTGGGTGAAGATTTCCACCGGCCCGCTGAGCGCCGCAGCGCCGGACGGCATCGTGCCGGTGGAAACCGCCATCGCGCTGCTGAAGGACATGGGCGGCAGCTCCATCAAGTATTTCCCGATGGGCGGCCTGAAGTGCAAGGACGAATATCAGTACGTGGCCAAGGCCTGCGCTGAGCACGACTTTATGCTGGAGCCCACCGGCGGCATCGATCTGGAAAATTTCGAGCCGATCGTCGAGATCGCGCTGGCCGCCGGCGTGAAGCGAGTGATCCCGCACATCTACAGCTCGATCATCGACTCCGCCAGCGGCGACACCCGCCCGCAGGACGTGAAGACCTTGCTGGCGATGACCAAAAAGCTGGTCGGTTAA
- a CDS encoding DUF4311 domain-containing protein: MFLIILFKSLIIGGLVGVGVGAGAARMFHAPTTQGMGAFRTLGELNSCEGDPASHFSFGLGFFFNAWASSVAAGAFTQDVDHRIIPHWGAAALMVKNRNLAQTLHDPKKMAIACGIIGMLVVAFLNTTASAVPAALQVTAIKVLVPAANLLVNTVMPVIFWLAAIDAGRRSGFWGTIFGGLAQLIMGNAVPGLVLGILIGKGVEESGWNKITKIMMAVIVLLFVLSGFFRGFDMKVLESFSLGVPGWLDVIHNTLSGK, translated from the coding sequence ATGTTTTTAATCATCTTATTTAAGTCGCTTATTATAGGCGGCCTGGTGGGGGTCGGCGTAGGGGCCGGCGCCGCGCGCATGTTCCACGCCCCGACCACTCAGGGCATGGGGGCGTTCCGCACCCTGGGCGAGCTGAATTCCTGCGAAGGCGATCCGGCTTCTCACTTCTCGTTCGGCCTGGGCTTCTTCTTCAACGCCTGGGCGTCTTCCGTGGCGGCCGGCGCCTTCACGCAGGACGTTGATCACCGCATCATCCCGCACTGGGGGGCGGCGGCGCTGATGGTCAAGAACCGCAATCTGGCGCAAACGCTGCACGATCCGAAAAAAATGGCTATCGCCTGCGGCATTATCGGCATGCTGGTGGTGGCCTTCCTCAATACCACCGCCTCCGCAGTGCCCGCCGCGCTGCAGGTGACGGCGATCAAGGTGCTGGTACCGGCGGCCAACCTGCTGGTGAACACCGTGATGCCGGTGATCTTCTGGCTGGCGGCGATCGACGCCGGGCGCCGTTCCGGCTTCTGGGGCACCATCTTCGGCGGCCTGGCGCAGCTGATCATGGGCAACGCCGTACCGGGCCTGGTGCTGGGCATCCTGATCGGCAAAGGCGTGGAAGAGAGCGGCTGGAACAAGATCACCAAGATCATGATGGCGGTGATCGTGCTGCTGTTCGTGCTGAGCGGCTTCTTCCGCGGCTTCGACATGAAAGTCCTCGAGTCCTTCAGCCTCGGCGTGCCGGGCTGGCTGGACGTCATTCACAATACCCTGAGCGGTAAATAA
- the rnk gene encoding nucleoside diphosphate kinase regulator, protein MTKPTITVNELDAERLDALLEQPAFANTDVAAALNDELDRAEILPPEKIPANVVTMNSRVRFRDLHTAEEHVRTLVYPASLKDSHEQLSVMAPLGAALLGMHVGKQITWQLPNGEEARIEVLELLYQPEAAGEYHR, encoded by the coding sequence ATGACCAAACCAACCATTACTGTTAATGAGCTGGATGCGGAACGCCTGGATGCGCTATTGGAACAACCGGCCTTTGCCAATACCGACGTCGCCGCTGCGCTGAACGACGAACTGGATCGCGCCGAAATCTTGCCGCCGGAGAAGATCCCGGCCAACGTGGTGACCATGAACAGCCGCGTGCGTTTTCGTGATTTGCACACCGCAGAAGAACACGTGCGCACGCTGGTCTACCCGGCCTCGCTGAAAGACAGCCATGAACAGCTTTCGGTGATGGCGCCGCTGGGCGCTGCGCTGCTGGGCATGCACGTCGGCAAGCAGATCACCTGGCAGTTGCCGAACGGCGAAGAAGCGCGGATTGAAGTGCTGGAATTGCTGTACCAGCCGGAAGCGGCCGGTGAATACCACCGCTAA
- a CDS encoding glycine dehydrogenase — MGAAGAITARVLADIGAMLNAEGIYTNEVQQQMLESHISAMVLRSITGEPLPEVDKSLFDEISAESMQMAERVVNQFNTLPIEEAYLLSVHFEVAKDNNQSA; from the coding sequence ATCGGCGCGGCCGGCGCAATCACCGCGCGGGTGCTGGCGGATATTGGCGCGATGCTGAACGCGGAGGGTATTTATACCAATGAAGTGCAACAGCAGATGCTGGAGTCGCATATTAGCGCCATGGTGCTGCGATCAATCACCGGGGAACCCTTGCCGGAAGTGGATAAGTCTCTGTTTGACGAAATCTCCGCCGAATCAATGCAAATGGCGGAGCGGGTGGTAAATCAATTTAATACCTTGCCTATCGAAGAAGCCTATTTGTTGTCGGTGCACTTTGAAGTGGCGAAAGATAATAACCAAAGCGCTTAA